In the Bacillota bacterium LX-D genome, one interval contains:
- a CDS encoding glucose-1-phosphate adenylyltransferase: protein MTRKKECVAMVLAGGQGSRLGVLTKNLAKPAVPFGGKYRIIDFTLSNCTNSGIDTVGVLTQYQPLTLNSYIGIGSAWDLDRRNGGVTVLPPYVKQKGGEWYKGTANAIYQNMNFIAQYNPEYLLVLSGDHIYKMDYSKLIEYHKLKKAAATIAVIPVSWQDAHNFGVMETDSGGRIINFEEKPECPKSNLASMGVYVFNWKTLKKYLIEDEKDPNSFNDFGKNVIPLMLKSQEKMYAYAFQGYWKDVGTIESYWQANMDLLSPAPQLKLNDPSWKIYSVNPVLPPQHIASTAKVSNCLISEGCVVWGEITNSILFPGVYVGKGTVLDNVIIMPNVKIGENIILKNAIVGEGTVIGDGCLIDENSPGAHLVCSREKNILVIEEQSRLYSLASAVDETKLPVA from the coding sequence ATGACAAGAAAAAAAGAATGTGTGGCTATGGTTTTAGCCGGTGGCCAAGGAAGTAGGCTGGGTGTTTTAACAAAGAATTTAGCTAAGCCCGCTGTACCTTTTGGAGGTAAATATAGGATTATCGATTTCACCTTAAGCAACTGTACCAATTCAGGAATTGATACTGTAGGTGTTCTTACTCAGTACCAGCCTTTAACTTTAAATTCATATATAGGTATTGGCAGTGCCTGGGATTTAGATAGAAGAAATGGAGGGGTAACTGTTTTACCGCCTTATGTTAAGCAAAAAGGCGGAGAATGGTATAAGGGAACTGCTAACGCCATTTATCAGAATATGAACTTTATTGCTCAATACAATCCAGAGTATTTATTGGTTCTCTCTGGAGACCATATTTATAAAATGGATTACTCTAAGTTAATTGAATATCATAAGTTAAAAAAAGCCGCAGCAACTATTGCTGTTATACCAGTTTCTTGGCAAGATGCCCATAACTTTGGCGTTATGGAGACAGATTCAGGAGGTAGAATCATAAACTTTGAGGAAAAACCAGAATGCCCCAAAAGCAATTTAGCTTCTATGGGCGTATATGTTTTTAACTGGAAAACATTAAAAAAATATTTAATTGAAGACGAAAAAGATCCCAATTCATTTAATGATTTTGGCAAAAATGTTATTCCTTTAATGCTTAAATCCCAGGAAAAAATGTATGCTTATGCTTTTCAAGGTTACTGGAAGGATGTTGGTACTATTGAAAGTTATTGGCAGGCTAACATGGATTTGTTGAGTCCTGCGCCTCAATTGAAGCTTAACGATCCTTCCTGGAAAATATACTCTGTTAATCCAGTGTTGCCACCTCAACATATTGCCTCAACTGCTAAAGTGAGTAACTGCTTGATTAGCGAAGGATGTGTAGTCTGGGGTGAGATAACAAATTCAATTTTATTTCCTGGTGTTTACGTTGGAAAGGGAACTGTTCTAGACAATGTAATAATTATGCCCAATGTTAAGATTGGAGAAAACATTATCTTAAAAAATGCAATTGTAGGTGAAGGCACAGTCATTGGCGACGGCTGCCTAATTGACGAAAACAGCCCAGGTGCTCATTTAGTTTGCTCAAGAGAAAAAAATATTTTGGTAATTGAAGAACAGAGTAGATTATACAGCTTAGCATCTGCTGTAGATGAAACCAAACTTCCTGTAGCTTAA
- the glgA gene encoding glycogen synthase GlgA — MLKVLFAASEGVPFAQTGGLADVIGSLPKELLKLGVDVRIIMPKYGIIPSVYKDQFQKLATFTVPLAWRKQYGGLEKYEYAGLTFYFIDNEYYFKRGGLYGYGDEGERYAYFSRAVLEALPHLDFKPDILHCHDWQTALICFFLKTLYHNIPFYQNLKTLFTIHNLKYQGVCPKVVLTDILGVGWEYFTKDSLEFYDQVNFLKGGLGYADLITTVSKTYAEEIKTAYYGEQLDGLLRQKSDKLTGIINGIDYTNFDPAMDENLSVPYSWQNCTLKQQNKKFLQEKLNLPVRDVPLIAIIARLVSQKGLDLIACVLNEILAQDVQLVILGTGEYKYEELFRWAAQHYPSKVSAQITFNNSLARQIYAGSDLFLMPSLFEPCGLGQMIALRYGSLPIVRETGGLKDTVRPFNEFTGEGNGFSFTNYNAHDMLYTIERALSFYYNKDLWCQLVQNAMQTDCSWQRPAQEYLKLYNLATLA, encoded by the coding sequence ATGCTAAAAGTACTTTTTGCAGCATCAGAAGGGGTACCTTTTGCCCAAACTGGGGGGCTGGCAGATGTAATTGGTTCTTTGCCCAAAGAGCTCCTAAAACTAGGCGTAGATGTTCGCATAATTATGCCTAAATATGGCATAATACCCTCGGTTTACAAAGATCAATTTCAAAAGTTGGCAACCTTTACTGTCCCGTTAGCCTGGCGGAAACAGTATGGTGGTTTAGAAAAATATGAATATGCAGGATTAACTTTTTATTTTATAGACAATGAATATTATTTTAAACGGGGTGGCTTATACGGCTACGGCGATGAAGGCGAACGCTATGCTTATTTTAGCCGTGCCGTCCTGGAAGCTTTGCCCCATTTAGATTTTAAACCAGATATTTTACACTGCCATGATTGGCAAACTGCTTTAATTTGTTTTTTTCTCAAGACTCTGTACCATAACATTCCCTTCTACCAGAACCTGAAAACTCTTTTTACTATTCACAACTTAAAATATCAAGGAGTTTGTCCCAAGGTTGTTTTAACAGATATCCTTGGGGTTGGGTGGGAATATTTCACAAAGGATTCTTTAGAATTTTACGATCAGGTAAATTTTCTTAAAGGTGGTTTAGGCTACGCTGATTTAATTACAACTGTTAGCAAAACCTATGCTGAGGAAATAAAAACAGCTTATTATGGGGAGCAGTTAGATGGACTGTTGCGGCAAAAGAGTGATAAATTAACAGGTATTATTAATGGCATTGATTATACTAACTTCGACCCAGCAATGGACGAGAATTTGTCAGTTCCTTACTCTTGGCAAAATTGTACTTTAAAACAACAGAATAAAAAATTTTTGCAAGAAAAATTAAATTTGCCTGTAAGAGATGTACCTCTTATAGCTATAATTGCTCGTTTAGTGAGTCAAAAAGGTTTAGATTTAATTGCTTGTGTTTTAAATGAAATCTTAGCTCAGGATGTGCAGCTAGTAATTTTAGGTACAGGTGAGTATAAATACGAAGAACTCTTTCGCTGGGCAGCACAGCACTATCCTAGCAAGGTTTCAGCCCAGATCACTTTTAATAATTCTTTAGCCCGGCAAATTTACGCCGGTTCGGACCTGTTTTTAATGCCTTCTTTATTTGAACCTTGTGGTTTGGGACAGATGATTGCTTTACGGTATGGCAGTCTGCCCATTGTCAGGGAAACAGGTGGTTTAAAAGACACGGTACGCCCTTTTAATGAATTTACAGGGGAAGGCAATGGATTCAGCTTTACCAATTATAATGCCCATGACATGCTGTACACAATAGAGAGGGCTCTTTCCTTTTACTACAACAAGGACCTATGGTGTCAGTTAGTGCAAAACGCCATGCAAACAGACTGCAGTTGGCAGCGGCCTGCCCAAGAATATCTTAAATTATATAATCTTGCAACTCTAGCTTAA
- the malQ gene encoding 4-alpha-glucanotransferase: MILERGAGVLLHPTSLPGKWGMGELGSEAVAFLDFLQKSKQKYWQILPLNTVGEYFSPYQCYSAFAGNHLLISLEKLVQQGLLAKDDLAVENVFDTKKIDYNRVRSFREKLLKKAFAQFRLQPKDQFYWQFVQENCYWLRDYCFFMALKEYFQDAPWNKWDQKIAFREEKALAYYRKLLAAEIEYHQFLQFVFFQQWLEVKNYAGKLGIKIIGDLPIFVAHNSSDVWAHTQLFKLDALGNPEKVAGVPPDYFSPTGQLWGSPVYNWSEMEKDTYRWWQERFKFLLKLVDILRIDHFRGFEAYWEIPGSAKTAAEGEWVKGPESKFFAAVERSLGPLPAIAEDLGFITRKVIELKDQFSYPGMKVLQFILGAGEEADYNFANYDKNSVIYTGTHDNDTTLGWYEKVIKENPMLKQLFKKYLQLDSRTPKEEKVWQFIKFAYETKSQVAIIPLQDILSLGSEARMNYPGTTKGNWQWRFAKGDLTKEIEKKLSSLVKICAR, translated from the coding sequence ATGATCTTAGAAAGAGGGGCCGGTGTTTTACTACATCCTACATCTTTACCGGGCAAATGGGGAATGGGTGAGTTAGGCAGTGAAGCTGTTGCCTTTCTAGATTTTCTGCAGAAGAGCAAGCAAAAATATTGGCAGATTTTGCCTTTAAATACTGTGGGAGAATACTTTTCCCCATATCAATGCTATTCGGCTTTTGCTGGCAATCATTTATTAATTTCTCTCGAAAAACTAGTTCAACAGGGGCTTTTGGCAAAAGACGATCTAGCAGTGGAGAATGTTTTTGACACTAAAAAAATTGATTATAATAGGGTAAGATCTTTTAGAGAAAAATTGCTAAAAAAAGCATTTGCCCAATTTCGTTTGCAGCCAAAAGATCAATTTTATTGGCAGTTTGTTCAAGAAAATTGCTACTGGCTGCGGGACTATTGCTTTTTTATGGCTTTAAAAGAGTACTTTCAAGATGCTCCTTGGAACAAATGGGATCAAAAAATTGCTTTTAGAGAAGAAAAGGCTTTAGCATATTACCGAAAGCTCCTTGCTGCAGAAATTGAATACCACCAGTTTTTACAGTTTGTTTTTTTTCAACAGTGGCTGGAGGTTAAAAATTATGCTGGAAAACTGGGCATAAAAATTATTGGGGATTTACCTATTTTCGTTGCCCATAACAGCAGCGATGTTTGGGCTCATACCCAACTATTTAAATTAGATGCCCTAGGCAATCCTGAAAAGGTAGCAGGTGTGCCTCCCGATTATTTTTCCCCTACAGGCCAGCTGTGGGGTAGCCCTGTTTATAATTGGAGTGAGATGGAAAAAGATACATACCGATGGTGGCAGGAAAGGTTTAAGTTTTTATTAAAATTAGTAGATATTTTGCGAATTGACCACTTTAGAGGTTTTGAAGCTTATTGGGAAATACCAGGGAGTGCTAAGACTGCAGCCGAAGGAGAGTGGGTCAAAGGTCCCGAATCTAAGTTTTTTGCTGCTGTGGAAAGAAGTTTAGGCCCTCTTCCTGCCATAGCAGAGGACTTAGGCTTTATTACCCGTAAAGTAATAGAGTTAAAAGATCAATTTTCTTATCCAGGCATGAAAGTACTGCAATTTATACTAGGGGCTGGGGAAGAAGCTGATTATAATTTTGCTAATTACGATAAAAATAGTGTTATTTATACAGGAACCCATGATAATGACACAACCCTAGGCTGGTATGAAAAAGTTATTAAAGAAAATCCTATGCTTAAACAGCTTTTTAAAAAATATTTACAGCTAGACTCTAGGACACCTAAAGAAGAAAAGGTTTGGCAATTTATTAAATTTGCCTATGAAACTAAGTCTCAAGTAGCAATTATTCCTTTACAAGATATTCTTTCTTTAGGCAGCGAAGCTAGAATGAACTATCCTGGTACTACTAAGGGCAATTGGCAGTGGAGATTTGCCAAAGGAGACTTAACAAAAGAAATTGAGAAAAAATTAAGTTCTTTAGTCAAAATATGTGCACGCTAA
- a CDS encoding metal ABC transporter substrate-binding protein, which produces MNTLIKRSKAAVLLVILMVSILTTGCGKENAQVSSDHPKKTIVTSFYPMYIMALNITEGVSDVEVVNLTKPITGCLHDYQLTPQDVKTLENSKIFIVNGAGMESFLDEVIKQLPNLKIIEASKNIPLIKNQDGSTNPHVWVSISNYIQEVKNIEEQLAVQDPDNQEKYQSNTEKYVQKLEALRSKMHRELKSVAGRDIITFHEAFPYFAREFGLKIGAVIEREPGSEPSAKEIAETIKLVKKKNIQALFAEPQYPDSAAQTIARETQAKVYILDPSVTGDQSADSYLRIMEENLRTLKEALVRDGNQT; this is translated from the coding sequence ATGAACACTTTAATTAAAAGGTCTAAGGCAGCTGTTCTGCTGGTTATACTTATGGTAAGCATTTTGACCACGGGTTGTGGCAAAGAAAATGCTCAAGTGTCAAGCGACCACCCGAAAAAAACAATTGTTACCTCTTTTTATCCTATGTATATTATGGCTTTAAATATTACCGAGGGTGTTTCTGACGTAGAAGTAGTTAACCTTACTAAGCCTATAACCGGCTGCCTCCATGATTACCAATTAACTCCCCAAGATGTAAAAACATTGGAAAATTCGAAGATTTTCATAGTTAATGGAGCAGGAATGGAATCTTTTTTAGACGAAGTAATTAAGCAGTTGCCAAACCTTAAAATTATTGAAGCCAGTAAGAATATTCCTCTAATTAAAAATCAGGATGGTAGTACAAATCCCCACGTTTGGGTAAGCATTAGCAATTATATCCAGGAGGTTAAAAATATCGAGGAACAGCTTGCTGTACAAGATCCCGATAATCAAGAAAAATATCAATCCAATACGGAGAAATACGTCCAAAAACTTGAAGCACTACGTTCCAAAATGCATCGAGAATTAAAAAGCGTTGCTGGTCGGGACATAATTACTTTTCATGAAGCATTTCCTTACTTTGCTAGAGAGTTTGGCTTGAAGATTGGTGCGGTTATTGAGAGGGAACCTGGGTCCGAGCCTAGCGCTAAAGAAATAGCAGAAACTATTAAACTTGTTAAAAAGAAAAATATACAGGCGCTTTTTGCAGAACCCCAATACCCAGATAGTGCTGCTCAAACTATTGCCAGAGAAACTCAAGCTAAAGTTTATATTCTCGACCCCAGTGTGACAGGGGATCAGTCGGCAGATAGCTATTTGCGAATTATGGAAGAAAATTTACGAACCTTAAAAGAGGCTTTAGTACGTGATGGAAACCAAACATAA
- the glgP gene encoding alpha-glucan family phosphorylase, translated as MYPFRTISLLPEIPKRISGLSKLAYNLWFSWHPETQALFAYLDVDLWKQADNNPVEFLLNIKQEKLQSASNDQVFLNMYDKVMLDFATYLQGSTWYEKNYPGHEDLIAYFSAEFGIHESTPIYSGGLGLLAGDHCKAASDLGIPLVGVGILYKQGYFCQQINGEGWQEVHNSSLDPSQMPIKPACLPNGQEVIITLEFPERLVYVKVWEQNIGRIKNYYLDTDLALNSPHDRLLTSKLYIGDQSIRLSQEIILGFGGVKALRALNISPNVWHINEGHAAFVIVQRIRELVQKGLDFPTACEVVKANTIFTTHTPVPAGHDVFNVEMIDHYFGHLYEKIGINRDSLISLCWDSQRNGFNMSKLALNYSSFVNGVSKIHCQSTKKIFADLYADIPFSEMPIHYITNGIHTTSWTATEMQQLFQKHLGSDWIKNITQAKQWRKVYDIPDEELWQAHLLLKEKLLAFARENILNRLNRNFETAEVGKRYTAYLKKDTLLICFARRFATYKRATLLLRDKERLAKLVNNPQQPVVIMFAGKAHPEDRPGQQMIKQLCDLEKDPRFQGKILFLENYDINLARHLVQGADVLLNTPRYPLEASGTSGQKAAVNGVINCSTLDGWWPEAYNGQNGFGIGIAKLYPSEDLQDQEDVSSLFELLEQNIIPSYYERINGLPIGWINLMKNCLATIPWYFSTLRMVKEYYTHYYLKAAQREKEFTANNFLKAKEQQQFKERLLANWANIESLKVQVNTTDLLAAGKKLELTVPVKLGQLKPQEVIVEILYGKVQNQSLENPQLIPMNSVQEMEPQLFLYKGSINLTSGTSGYALRIRPNSINFAHPFELPLIKWINLT; from the coding sequence ATGTACCCTTTTCGCACTATTTCTCTACTGCCTGAAATCCCTAAAAGAATATCCGGGCTCAGTAAACTTGCCTATAATCTTTGGTTCAGCTGGCATCCGGAAACCCAAGCCCTCTTTGCTTATCTAGACGTTGATTTATGGAAGCAGGCTGACAATAATCCAGTAGAATTTTTATTAAATATTAAGCAAGAAAAACTTCAATCAGCAAGTAATGACCAAGTTTTTTTAAATATGTACGACAAAGTTATGCTTGATTTTGCTACATATTTGCAAGGCAGCACCTGGTATGAAAAAAATTATCCGGGCCATGAAGATTTAATTGCTTACTTTTCTGCAGAATTTGGCATACATGAATCAACTCCTATTTACAGCGGAGGTTTAGGACTCTTAGCCGGGGATCATTGTAAGGCAGCCAGCGACTTAGGCATTCCTTTAGTTGGCGTTGGCATTCTTTATAAGCAAGGCTACTTTTGCCAGCAAATCAATGGGGAAGGCTGGCAGGAGGTACATAATTCCTCCCTTGATCCTAGCCAAATGCCAATTAAACCTGCTTGCCTCCCTAACGGCCAGGAAGTAATTATTACTCTAGAATTTCCCGAAAGGCTTGTCTACGTTAAAGTATGGGAACAAAATATTGGGCGTATTAAAAACTATTATTTGGACACAGACTTAGCTTTAAATAGTCCCCATGACCGTTTGCTTACTTCCAAACTATATATTGGAGATCAGTCTATCCGTCTATCTCAAGAAATAATTCTCGGGTTCGGTGGTGTTAAAGCTTTACGGGCCCTGAATATTTCACCTAATGTTTGGCACATAAATGAAGGCCATGCCGCTTTTGTAATTGTCCAAAGAATTAGGGAACTTGTACAAAAAGGGCTGGACTTTCCTACAGCCTGCGAGGTCGTTAAGGCCAATACTATTTTTACAACTCATACCCCTGTTCCAGCTGGACATGATGTTTTTAACGTAGAAATGATTGATCACTATTTTGGTCACCTTTATGAGAAAATAGGAATCAATCGTGATAGTTTAATTTCACTTTGTTGGGACAGCCAAAGAAATGGTTTCAATATGAGCAAATTGGCCCTTAACTATTCAAGTTTTGTCAATGGAGTTAGTAAAATACACTGTCAAAGCACCAAAAAAATCTTTGCCGATTTGTATGCAGACATTCCCTTTTCGGAAATGCCCATCCACTATATTACCAACGGAATTCATACAACATCCTGGACAGCCACAGAAATGCAGCAGCTATTTCAAAAACATTTGGGCAGTGACTGGATTAAAAATATTACCCAAGCAAAACAGTGGAGAAAAGTTTACGACATACCAGATGAAGAATTATGGCAAGCACATCTTCTACTCAAAGAAAAACTGCTGGCCTTTGCCCGTGAAAATATTTTGAACCGTTTAAATCGCAATTTTGAGACAGCAGAGGTAGGCAAGAGGTATACAGCTTATCTAAAAAAGGATACATTGCTAATTTGCTTTGCCCGACGTTTTGCAACTTATAAAAGAGCTACTCTTTTATTAAGGGATAAGGAACGCTTGGCTAAATTAGTTAATAATCCTCAGCAACCTGTCGTTATCATGTTTGCCGGGAAAGCACATCCTGAAGATAGGCCGGGCCAACAGATGATAAAACAATTATGCGATTTGGAAAAAGACCCAAGATTTCAAGGGAAAATTCTTTTTTTGGAAAACTACGATATAAATTTAGCACGCCATTTAGTTCAAGGAGCAGACGTTTTATTAAACACTCCCAGATATCCTTTGGAAGCCAGCGGTACCAGCGGTCAGAAAGCAGCCGTAAATGGAGTAATTAATTGCAGTACCTTAGACGGCTGGTGGCCTGAAGCATACAATGGTCAAAATGGTTTTGGCATAGGTATAGCTAAATTATATCCTTCCGAGGATTTACAGGATCAGGAAGACGTTTCTTCCTTATTTGAGTTACTAGAGCAAAATATTATTCCCAGTTATTACGAAAGGATTAATGGTCTGCCTATAGGATGGATTAATCTAATGAAAAACTGTTTAGCTACCATCCCTTGGTATTTTAGTACTCTGCGCATGGTAAAAGAATATTATACACATTATTACTTAAAAGCGGCTCAAAGGGAAAAGGAATTTACAGCCAATAATTTCCTTAAAGCCAAAGAGCAGCAGCAATTTAAGGAAAGGCTCCTGGCCAATTGGGCAAATATAGAATCCTTAAAAGTGCAGGTTAACACTACAGACTTGCTTGCAGCAGGGAAAAAACTAGAATTGACAGTCCCAGTTAAGCTTGGCCAGCTCAAACCCCAGGAAGTTATTGTGGAAATTCTTTATGGAAAGGTGCAAAATCAGTCCCTAGAAAACCCTCAATTAATTCCCATGAACTCTGTCCAGGAAATGGAGCCTCAACTATTTCTGTACAAAGGTAGCATTAATTTAACTTCGGGAACATCAGGTTATGCACTACGTATTCGTCCTAATTCAATTAATTTCGCTCATCCCTTTGAACTTCCTTTAATTAAATGGATAAATCTAACCTAA
- a CDS encoding ArsB/NhaD family transporter translates to MSSVLVLTIIIFIGTYGLIISEKIHRSIVAMSGSLLILFLGILNFKEAKEYIDLNTIGLLIGMMIIVGVAKKTGIFEYLAVQAVRWAKGRPVKILLALSVITAAISALMDNVTTVLLIVPVTISITQSLRLNPFPFLISEVLASNIGGTATLIGDPPNIMIGSAVPHLSYLDFAVNLGPVCVVILVVTAWLISLIYRKELVFNAELSRSFMQQAPNEQIKDYSLMKKCLLVFSIVVIAFLLHQFLHWESSIIALAGAFLLLMIAREDPEEILLTIEWPTIFFFIGLFILVGALEKVGVIHALAVGALDLTGGNLVSTALLILWLSAIVSSFLDNIPFVATMIPLIKTLGELGGISNLDPLWWSLALGACLGGNGTLIGASVNVIVAGIAEKNGIPISFMRFTKVGFPLMIISIIIATIYVYLRYLI, encoded by the coding sequence ATGTCCAGCGTTCTTGTATTAACTATCATAATATTTATAGGCACTTATGGACTGATTATTTCTGAAAAAATTCATCGTAGTATTGTTGCTATGTCTGGAAGTCTATTAATTTTATTTTTAGGCATTCTTAATTTTAAAGAGGCTAAGGAATACATCGACCTTAATACCATAGGGCTTTTAATCGGTATGATGATTATTGTCGGTGTTGCTAAAAAGACAGGTATATTTGAATATTTAGCTGTACAAGCAGTACGCTGGGCCAAGGGTAGGCCGGTTAAAATCTTGCTTGCTTTATCTGTTATTACAGCTGCTATCTCAGCTTTAATGGATAACGTAACTACAGTACTTTTAATTGTACCTGTTACGATTTCAATTACCCAGTCCTTACGGCTGAATCCTTTTCCTTTTTTAATTTCGGAAGTGTTAGCTTCAAATATTGGTGGCACAGCTACATTAATCGGAGATCCTCCCAACATCATGATTGGTAGTGCAGTTCCCCACTTGAGCTATCTAGACTTTGCAGTAAACCTGGGGCCGGTTTGTGTTGTAATTTTAGTTGTCACTGCTTGGCTAATTAGCCTTATTTACCGCAAAGAATTAGTTTTTAATGCTGAATTGTCTAGGAGCTTTATGCAGCAAGCTCCTAATGAACAGATTAAAGACTATTCACTAATGAAAAAATGTTTATTAGTCTTTAGTATAGTTGTCATAGCTTTTTTACTTCACCAGTTTTTACACTGGGAATCTTCGATTATAGCTTTAGCTGGAGCTTTTTTATTACTGATGATTGCCAGGGAAGATCCTGAAGAAATTTTATTAACTATAGAATGGCCTACAATCTTTTTCTTCATTGGTCTTTTTATTTTGGTGGGTGCTTTGGAAAAAGTAGGCGTAATTCATGCCTTAGCCGTAGGAGCTTTAGATTTAACAGGGGGAAATTTAGTAAGCACAGCTTTGTTAATTCTTTGGCTATCGGCTATTGTATCTTCTTTTTTAGACAATATTCCCTTTGTGGCTACAATGATCCCCTTAATTAAAACCCTTGGAGAATTAGGCGGTATTTCTAATCTCGATCCTTTATGGTGGTCTTTAGCTTTAGGAGCATGTTTAGGTGGCAATGGAACATTGATTGGTGCTTCCGTCAATGTAATTGTTGCTGGGATAGCTGAAAAAAACGGGATTCCAATTTCCTTTATGCGGTTTACTAAAGTGGGCTTTCCTTTAATGATAATTTCAATTATAATTGCTACGATTTATGTGTACCTAAGATATTTAATTTAA
- a CDS encoding glycoside hydrolase family 13 protein, whose product MNKIHIFHNSHDAFYRLPFGAVPCETKILLQIEVTSVETINNVYLRVWKSLEAQEEKIPMVLAKESGQKKIYQAQVTAPPKPNVLWYYFMLNVGDRTYYYGNNVFKRGGIGQIWQTTSLPSYQITVYKKDFTVPQWFKEGIMYQIFVDRFYNGGEDGKFLDCKKNSYFHSHWDETPFYMFHPYTGKVIGFDYFGGNLQGISQKLSYLKELNINTIYLNPIFEAASNHKYDTGDYKKVDSMYGTEKTLHALCTEAKKLGINLILDGVFSHTGSDSIYFNKEGSYPSVGAYQSPNSIYFSWYRFGKYPTEYECWWNVDTLPNVNELEPSYLEYIITGEDSVLKHWMRQGVKGWRLDVADELPDEFIQIFRKTLKEIDKNAILIGEVWEDASNKISYDRLRQYLWGDELDSIMNYPFRNITIDFALGRKDATSTHLALMQLYENYPLEHFYANMNLLGGHDVARILTVLGEAPPEHTLSKAEKANYKLPPEKHQLAVKRLKLLTLWQMTFPGIPCIYYGDEAGLEGYSDPFNRAPYPWGKENYELLNWYKQITTLRSKNDALKTGKWICCIAQGDIYGYLRTIEEGKDVFGQKKQNQTFLVLFNRNTEQKINVKIDVSQWCSGKLRDVLKYEIYKPINGSLDITLAPLEGKLLLEEAEV is encoded by the coding sequence ATGAACAAAATCCATATTTTTCACAATTCCCACGATGCCTTTTATCGGTTGCCTTTTGGAGCTGTACCTTGTGAAACTAAAATACTATTACAAATTGAGGTTACATCTGTTGAAACAATTAACAATGTGTATTTACGTGTATGGAAAAGTTTAGAGGCCCAAGAAGAAAAAATACCAATGGTACTTGCCAAAGAGTCAGGTCAGAAAAAAATTTATCAAGCACAGGTAACTGCCCCTCCTAAGCCAAATGTATTATGGTATTATTTTATGTTAAATGTTGGAGATAGGACTTATTATTACGGAAATAATGTTTTTAAAAGAGGGGGTATTGGTCAAATTTGGCAAACAACTTCCTTGCCATCTTATCAAATTACTGTTTATAAAAAAGATTTTACAGTTCCCCAGTGGTTTAAAGAAGGGATTATGTACCAAATTTTTGTAGACCGTTTTTATAATGGGGGGGAAGATGGAAAATTTTTAGATTGCAAAAAAAATTCTTATTTCCACAGTCATTGGGATGAAACACCCTTTTATATGTTTCACCCTTATACAGGCAAAGTTATTGGATTTGATTATTTTGGCGGCAATTTACAAGGAATTAGCCAAAAATTATCTTATTTGAAAGAGCTTAATATTAATACTATTTATTTAAATCCTATTTTTGAAGCAGCCAGCAACCATAAATATGATACAGGAGATTATAAAAAAGTCGACTCCATGTATGGCACGGAGAAAACATTACATGCTCTTTGTACAGAGGCGAAGAAACTAGGCATTAATTTAATTTTAGATGGAGTTTTTAGCCACACAGGCAGCGACAGCATTTATTTTAATAAAGAAGGAAGCTACCCTAGTGTAGGAGCATATCAATCCCCTAATTCCATTTATTTTTCCTGGTATCGTTTTGGAAAATACCCTACCGAATACGAATGCTGGTGGAATGTAGATACTCTTCCTAATGTGAATGAATTAGAGCCTTCCTATTTAGAATATATTATTACTGGTGAGGATAGTGTTTTAAAGCATTGGATGCGCCAAGGCGTTAAAGGTTGGCGCTTAGACGTAGCAGATGAGTTGCCTGATGAGTTTATCCAAATTTTTCGTAAAACCTTAAAGGAAATAGATAAAAATGCTATTCTGATAGGTGAGGTTTGGGAAGATGCCTCAAATAAAATAAGCTATGATCGGCTGCGGCAATACCTCTGGGGTGATGAGTTAGATTCTATAATGAATTATCCCTTTCGTAATATTACTATAGACTTTGCATTGGGGAGGAAGGACGCTACCAGTACTCACTTAGCTTTAATGCAGCTTTACGAGAATTATCCCTTAGAACATTTTTATGCCAACATGAATTTGTTGGGAGGCCATGATGTTGCCAGGATTTTAACAGTTTTAGGGGAAGCACCTCCTGAACATACTCTATCAAAAGCGGAAAAAGCTAACTATAAACTGCCACCGGAAAAGCATCAATTGGCGGTAAAAAGGTTAAAGTTATTAACACTTTGGCAAATGACTTTTCCAGGTATACCTTGTATTTATTATGGCGATGAAGCTGGTTTAGAAGGGTATTCAGATCCTTTTAATAGAGCTCCATATCCGTGGGGTAAAGAAAACTATGAACTTTTAAATTGGTATAAACAAATTACGACACTACGCAGTAAAAATGATGCACTTAAAACAGGAAAGTGGATTTGCTGTATTGCCCAAGGTGATATTTATGGTTATTTGCGCACAATCGAGGAAGGAAAAGATGTTTTTGGCCAAAAAAAACAGAACCAGACTTTTTTAGTGTTGTTTAATAGAAATACGGAACAAAAGATTAATGTAAAAATAGATGTAAGCCAATGGTGCTCAGGTAAGTTAAGAGATGTACTTAAGTATGAAATTTATAAACCTATCAACGGTTCTTTAGATATTACCCTTGCTCCCCTAGAAGGCAAGCTTTTATTAGAAGAGGCCGAAGTATGA